One Citrus sinensis cultivar Valencia sweet orange chromosome 5, DVS_A1.0, whole genome shotgun sequence genomic window, TCTGTCAGAGGTTACTTGCATTATTTCCCCGCTTCCATTTTGTTATTCTTCTTAAAATAGGCATCTCTTAGCtaatatcttatttttctatttcctAAAATCAAATGTGATAGTCATTTGAATATTgataaaagtttaatttgaatattgaaaAAAGTTTTCTTTCTGACCTGACAATAATGCTGTGTACAGGTGGAGAGGAAAGAACAATTGAATTCATGGAAAGTCAGACGATAATTAGTACCAGCTCACCTCTTCTGGAAGAATCATATACCTTTGGAGTTGTAGAACATCCTTGTCCACTGAATTGCATTTTAAGGGATTGGCGACTTGGTCCTGAGTTCTATAATGCTGTAAAAATTGGCATTGTTCAATATGTATGTGTTTACTATTCAGTAGAAAGTTATGTTGTCagatctttctttctttccaccttttcttttctttttggtttttgtggCTATCAGGTAGTTAATTTCACATTTACCTTGCAGATGATACTGAAGATGATCTGTGCTTTGTTAGCAATGATTCTTCAAACTTTTGGGGTTTATGGAGAGGGGAAGTTTGAGTGGAAATACGGGTAAAGGgtccttaataattctttttgaaTCTCATACGCAACTGCTTTTTAAGTGTAAGGGGAGGCTTTGCTTTTTGAGTGCAGTTGCCCCtagtataatattaaaatttgattcatATAAACGCTCCCACTTCTCTACCATCATTAAAACTAGTACTATGCGTTATTATCATTGTTGTTATCCGCATGACATGTTTATTTGCTTGCAGATATCCATACTTGGCAGTTGTTCTTAACTTCAGTCAGACCTGGGCCCTATATTGTCTTGTACAGTTCTATTCTGTCACTAAAGACAAGTTGGAACCAATTAAACCATTGGCCAAGTTTCTGACATTCAAGTCTATTGTATTCCTGACTTGGTGGCAAGGTATTATTGTTGCATTTCTTTTCTCAATAGGAGCTTTCAGAGGCTCGTTGGCTCAAGAATTGAAAACTCGAATTCAAGACTACATCATCTGTATTGAGGTAAGTAGTTTATATATTAGCATTGGTGGTTAATTCAATCAGGACTGTTCatccatattttatttgaatttctgaTAGTTTTAAAGGGCTATTATTGTTAGAGGTTCTTATATCAAATCCGTGAAACAGATGGGGATTGCTGCTGTAGTGCATCTTTATGTCTTTCCGGCAAGACCTTACAAGCGTGGAGAAAGATGTGTTCGTAATGTTGCTGTAATGACTGATTATGCATCTCTGGGAACACCTCCAGATCCGGAGGAAGTTAAAGACTCTGAAAGAACAACAAAAATGCGCATTGCTCGGCATGATGAGAGAGAAAAACGTCTTAACTTTCCACAGAGTGTTCGTGATGTGGTCCTTGGTAGTGGTGAAATTGTGAGATAGTTCCTCTCTCCCACTTTTCTTACTCACTGCTGTGCTTTGGTTTTTGGTAACTGCTTTTGAATGTTTTCCTGTGCTTTCATCTCTGTTTAATAACTTTGCATTTGTCATCTGCTCTCATAGATTGTTGATGACATGAAGTACACTGTTTCACATGTTGTCGAACCGGTTGAAAGGGGAATtgcaaaaattaacaaaacctTCCATCAGATATCAGAGAATGTGAAACGACATGAGAAGGAACGAAAGAGAAGCTCTAAGGATGACAGTTATCTTATCCCTTTGAATTCATGGACAAGAGAATTCTCTGAAGTTCAGGATCATATTCCTGAGGGCAGTTTTAGTGACAGTAGTATCTCCAACGGGAAAAGACAGCACTACCAATCCAAAGCATCAAGGACTAAAGGCGGTTAGATGATGTTcacactcttttttctccttttcttaCTTAGTTCAGGAGCACTATGACATGATTTTCAGGCAACATGGATATACTTTATTTGGTAagtatacaaaataaaaatggaaaagtaCGCCGGggtggtgggggggggggattcTGAAAATTTCCTACTCTATTATTGGAGGCTTGAGCCTTTCGTGATGTTTTGTATTTCTAGGTTGAAGAACAGACTTTGCTACTAGGttccaaacaaagaaaatgtacAGCAAAATCTCTAACAAACACTGCCGAACTAATGgaattttgattcaaaaaaataaaaaaataaaaaaggtttgCTGCAGAATGTGGTGCTGTGCAAAAGCTTTTAGCTTAGGAGAAGGTATAGATGATGACATTGAGTTTGTTTGCAAAATCGTAGCATTGTCATTGTAAAGTAATTTCTTAATGCATGATGACGATGACTATTTCGTTGCTAGCCACTGGAAGCTGTGTAGTTTTTGCATGATATGCTCTGAATGTGGTCCACTTGTGTGTTTGGGACTTCGGGAGTTCATTGTATTTGTTTGCCAAAATGAAAGGATCAGGGCCTGATATACATGTACATTATACTAGATATTCGAACACTGTTTGGACAGAAAATGCTTTGTATTCACATAAAAATGCGAGGAATGTAGcaatgttttaaatttttatgagataaatcaattttagtgagcatgtaattaaaatttttaggtgtgttcaaatattaattagtaaaacTGATTATCCTCATCATACAAATGAAAAGCATAGACCAAGGTTTGCGCAACCTTTATATGCATAAACCAATAAATAtccaataaacaaaaaagaagacattttttaagtaataattcAACTATCCTTGacgaaaaaaaagggaaaagagaAGTGAAAAAGAGGCAGGGGCCATGTTGGGGTATAAGAAAGCGAACGAGGGTAAGACTGTCCATCTAAGACCGTTAAGCGGCGCTAGGGTTTTGCGCTTGGCATAAGTATtcgtatatatatacacacactgACGGGATGCCTCTGAAGCCCTGTATCACCTGCAAAtccgctctctctctctctctctctctctctctctctctctctctctctagtcTCTCATTCTGcagaaatttataattgatcTTTGAAATATGTAGATGGTAGTAGGATGAATGAAGGAAATATAAGGGGAGGGGGCTGTgatgaagaaataaagaaagtcATGCACCACGCTGAGTGATTAAAAGTGTGCTGATAATTCTTTCACACCCATTTTTAATCTGAGCCCTCTTCTTCTTTCAACTTgaaaaatccttttttttatttttcttttcttaatatttcactaaaaaaatactaattaagtaaaaaaaaaggagtcaAGTGATGGGATCTTCTTTTAGAAGATCGAACCATGATGCGGACCGTACAGCATTTTTTGCTTCTGGGGATAATCTTTGGTTTCTGATGGCtccttatttttctcttttttttttccttttttatttaatatattttctccttcgtcattttttaaaatttcttgcaAGTTTTCATACCACCTCATcgtctctctttctttttctttttttttttgggttgggAAGAGTCGGTTCAgtgattaatttgataatcttaAGTCTTTTGCACAAAATAAAGGCTAATCTGATATTTCCTTTGATTTGATAAACAGCGGCAAATTGTATAATTATTGGATATACTAAATAACAATATTGtgctttagaaaaaaaaaatttacggACCAAAAATTTCTTCGATGGGCTAGAAGGtccaaagttttaaaattggGCCGTAATGGGCTTTTGGCGAGACCAGACCAATGGATCTATTTTTCCCATATTGTATAATTGATTTGTGATTGTAATAAACATTACAGTGTTCTATTAATGTACGGCAACATTCATGAGACGatcactattatttttccttttttttgaaaaaaaattatatatatataaatatatccaCATTGGCCGGAGCGAGCCAGCAACCTTTTCGGACCATTTATATAAATCAGAGATGTTGAAAGCGAAggacatcattttttttccctcttaattttttatccgtAGATTCCAATTGCCTGCACAAACGGGTCAAACTTGTCGTTTAGGACTTTTAGTAATATTCTGTTGGTGTTGGGTTTATGGATATGAAGGATGCACATGCGCTGGCCAAAAACACTcgctaaaatttgaaaatttctgCAGAGAATCATACCGCCTCTAGTTTCTTATATTCTCTCAAATAATGACATATACTGTATATTTGTACCAAACAGGtccataataattaataataaccaAATACCCGTGGCTTGACGAATAGAGTCTTGACACTATTTTATACAACCAAATATAAATGGCTGGCTAATTAATTtcagtaaaaaatatatatatttatatataacgtatgtgaatgaaaaaaaaattgggtggagataagtatttattttgttgattttttagtGGAGTAAATATGTTTCTAATAttaatgagaataaaaatacGAGCTCTGCTATAATAAACGATGCCAATAAATATACTCTCTAtctatatacacacacacacacacagtaataattaatgataataagacCCCATGACCCCGGAGCgaaaataaatctttcaacTACTACTACATTGGCAAATGGCAGCTTAGTCTCCGATTGacaattgaataaataataatttgtccGATGTTCATTTTGGTCACCAACTATTGGCTGTACTAGATGGCATCGTAACTAGTCTCAATATATATACAACCCCATTTCAGCCATAGAAATTTGGGACCcaatttacaataattgatCTTCTTATTCTCAGAGGCTGGTGAGATGGCGTCTCCGAGCTTCAATGGAGACAAATACCGTTCTTACTTGCACggagaggaagaaaaaaataccaaGTGGAGATTTGGTTCTGCTCCAAACTATGACGTCGTCGACAAGCTCTTTGAGGAAGGCAGAACCAAGGTGTACAAATTAAACTTCTCTTTACATGCATATTTAGATTAGCTAATTAACGTCTATTTATCCATGTATACGATCTCTCTATTTccttatctaattaattttccatCTTTTTTTGATGGAAGGTGTGGCCTCCGGGATCACTTGAGGAGAAGGTACAAAATCTTGTCAAGACTTGGGAAATGGAAATGTTCCATAAAACATGTTTTGAAGACTACAAATCAGTGGATCCAAATAACTACACTTTCAGCCTCAATGGTTAGTATTGTTGATGAGTACACCTTTTCAGTTAATTTTGGTACATCACGTTCCATATAAAGATTTATTTGGTAGACACTTGTTCGGGGTACGTACTAGTTGATATACTCTTGATTAGATTTCCTGTAGCAGCATGTAGGAAGTTTCGAGTATAATCAACTCATTCAATATGtaacttataataattttcaatcattCATCCACCCATATTTGGTTTGgcaactaataattttattctacaCGACACCCTCATAAACTCTTGATTAGATAGCCTAGTGggttcatatatatatgtgtgtgtgtgtgtgtgcgcgtgCGCGCAGGAAGGAAACCGATAACATTGGAAGAAAAGCGGAAGCTAGGTGGAGGGTACAATTCCTTCATGCAAACATCCTTGCCGGAGAAGTATAGGGGCTACAATCCGGCAGAAGAAACCGTAGAGTCATCTCATATTGCTTTCACGAAGGCATTTCCAAGAGGGTTTGCTTTGGAAGTTGTCCACGTTTACTCAGGGCCGCCGGTGATTGTGTACAAGTTCAGGCACTGGGGTTACATGGAGGGTCCTTTCAAATCCCATGCTCCAACTGGAGACTTGGTGGAATTTTATGGCATTGCCATTTttgaggtatatatatatatatatacatcgGCTATTACTACTATACGTACAACCAGCTAATACACTAGTACAATTACAGTTGTGATTCTTAAcatctttttggtttttttttttctggcggaactaattaattaattaataggtGGATGAACAAATGAAAATCGTGAAAGTGGAGTTCTTCTTAGACCGTGGAGAATTGCTCGGAGGGCTTATGAAATTGAAAGGTGATAATAGCTGCGGCGAAGAGGAGGCCTTGAGCTGCCCTTTCTTGAGAAGCACCGGGTGAAACTGAAATAATTAACcagaacaaataaaaacaatcacaaGAACTGGATACTGGATACGAAGGGTTTTCCACTCTTGATATATGCTTTATCCCGTATGTGTATGATTGaaccaacttttttttttattttttttattttttttattttatacgaAGGGtctttaatgaataataaaactccaaataaaaatatgagtgGTTGTTATAGTTTAATGAGATCGCTCAGTTGTTATATTTAAACCTACGTTACATTACTTTTTGAGATCTCAACCCACGTTACTATTTGACCTGACTACTACTTgtaaatgctttttttttttttttttttaaattatcccCAACAAAACTCGCTCtctcatttcttttatttttccttcgATTACGTGATCGGTTGTTGAACAAGAACAAGAACCCTCGTTCTGATGATGGATTCATTCgctatttaatcaataaattatggAAAGATAATAAAGTTTGGATCACCagattttcataattttatcaaacaagGACAGATAGCTGCATCAAGTAGGTCCTgaccaaaataatttatacataGCTGATCTTTTGACAGTCACACACactcatataattaattattagtacatgtgataatttaatattaaaagggTATTCCAgtcattttaaatatataattcacTGGTTATCAAATAAACAAACGCCGTCGTTACTGAgagaaaacttgaaaatttagGGACTAGGATGTTATTAGCTTAAATTAATCATTCAAGTCTCAACCACCtcattattctttaaaataataataataatactaataatcaACCACGCCAGCGGTAGCTTGAGCTTGGcctataataattgattttgataaaattgttTGTCGTCAAATATCATGTTTGtcatttaagtaatttaagattttggttgatattaaaattggacaattgtattataaaaaatataatattaaaatatttaatagtattaattattatagtttaaaagtttaattagtttgatCAATcacttatataatgaaaaatttataataattttattatttttgttaaaatattatttaaaatttatatttattatacataattaacttttattttttaattataattttttatctacaACACTTTAGATTAAAAAGCACAATACTTTAATACCAAACAAAATATAAGTATGTCAGACTTTTTCAACTTTCCtgataccacaatattttttatatttagcttttttttatttttttataattcagTATTTTCCAACTTACATAGGAAGAAGTGCACCACACAGTTCAATGCATATGACCATCTTCATGTCTACTTCGAAAGAAGATGGCAtcttcagatgatgatgttggaGTAGAACAGAGAGATAAATATCTTTCCCTCTTAGTCCTTCTTACAAGCAAATGGAGAGATGAATCTTACAAAATGGAGATGAAGAGTAGAAACAGGCAGGCGgatgaagagaagaaaattgtGATGGTAGGGTTCTTTTATGATCGTGGTGAGATGCCAGGCGGTCTCCTGAAGGGTACTAAAATTGATAGCTCTGCCTTCTGCTGAAGAAGCATCTTCAAACTGTCCTTCTTCTGAAGAAGCATCTTCAAACTGTCCTGTCCTCAGAAACACAGGCTAGCTGAAGTAGCAACATCAAACTCTATATGATCTTTGCAAATGTGTAAACAATAAATTCTCATACTTGCGACTTCAGGATGATCTTTCAGATGGAATTTTAGACCAGCCGTTATGCTGTTCTTATATGAATCGTCACAATCCACAGATTTACACGTCATTGTctcataaaaattacattaagcTATTAATATACTACTAATTCAACAAACTATTATCCATAAAGGTCGAAACTAAAATACTCAATTATCAAATGGTCAAGGAAACTGTAAAGCACGTATGGATCGAAAACAAATCAAGAAGCATGTTCAGCTAGAACATTAAAATGAACAGGGCTCGGTGCAGTTATAACATGAACTCTGCTTTCTCTTACAAGACAAATTCCTCTTCTCTGTTCTTGTTTGTTgagaagaaaaggaagatgaaaagaaaagaagagaaacaCCGTTTTCTTTAAACATAATTTGAATGAGAAGATAATGAAGAATGGAAACAATCATAAAGAAACAACTTCACCATTTAGCCATTCACtgccataaaaaatttacagtacataaatgataataagaataaagatGTTAATGTAAAGGTAAGGCCTTTCTTTCTTggacatttttctttctactTTGGAGATATGTTACTAGCACCTGTAAAAAAATCTTCCCCTACAATTTTCTCCtctctccttttctttctaCCATAATGCCCCCTCCCCAAATAGGCCCTtagcaggaaaaaaaaaaaaacttggcctaaaaaattttcaagaaattcaTTGCCATGCATGTCCGGATATGAAAGCAGATTTCCTAAGCAACAAAAAATTCCCCCCAGTGCCTAACATCCAATAGCTAACACACTTGTCACTAAGCAAGTAGCTGATTATCAGCTCATCAATTCATCTATCTATATTATgaaatgaacaaaagaaaaatatattcaagaaaaattatactaaTATAGGTCAAGCATCTGTTTTGTGGTGCAGGTTATCTTGTATATTGAGAGGTAACATACGGCAGTTTATGTTCATTGGGCCCAAGGAAGAGACCCTGAATATGGAGCTGCCCCACAGTACCTGAACAAACCTTCAATTTCTGGACATCCATTAGGATATGGTATTGTACGATGAAATGGATCACGCCCTAGTTTTTTACGCCAAAGGGAACCCAAACACCCATATGGATCTTCTTGAAATTGAGAACGAACCAATGCCTCACCTCTCATAGCTGCTTCTTTCGAAGTTGTTGAACCTGGGGTGCCAGAATAAAAGAATCTCGACTCTGGAAATCCAATTGCTGAGCGATGCAAATGTGTAAATCTCTCCTCCTTAAAATCATAACTTACAACCTGTTGCATATGCCATAACATTGGAAAATTCAAAACCCATAAAGGAAAAGAGGCAAGAAACTGACAGGACAACTAACTAATCAGTTACAGAAAACTGAAATATTTTGTACTAAGGTATCATAGAAACTGATGGATTTTGCCCTCTCAGTAAACAAAGAATTATACATGGCAAGATAAacaaatgtattatttttataaaagcaTGTAGAGACTTGGACAAGCATGCACACAAACTAAGAGATATTGAGCTCAAAATCACAATAGGCTGTCAATCGACAACAGATCAAAGGCATCTCCTCTTCTCAAAAGAATCAGTGGAGGTTGAGATTGTCGGTTCTATCCGGGTTAATTGCATGAATATTATTTGCCAGCCCAAAAATgcagaaaaaaataatcaaaggaGTGGTAGTTCATCTACAATTGTGGACATGAGGAACCTCCCTCATCATCTTTATTATAATCAGGAGGCAGACTACATTTAGCAAACATCTCTTTATTACAAACATTAAAACTTATTGGTACCAGAGGGCATGGATGTTATTGAGCTTTTAATTTGATCATCAAGGACAATTCTACCCTATTCTTCTAAAAGAATATGCATATAAAAGACCTTGTAAGCACATTTAGCAAAGTTAATGTGTATAATTTTACGTGGCCATTAGCCtccatttttttcctaaaatctGGTTCTTCTTACCtaacataaaaatgaaataacactTTGAAGTTATTCCACtaataaaacaaacagaacACATGCAATACAATGGGCTTACAGTTATATTATGAGGATATGTGCCTGTAAGCTCACGGAATCGGCAAACACTAAATAGGATATTTTCAAAGCTATCTCTTGCATGCTCTTCTGTCATTGCCCTCCATCTCACGCTTTCTTCGTTGCCTGGTAGAAAAATGCAAAGTAGCAGGACAACAAAAATCACATAGCTGATAGCCTTcatgcaaaaattaaatttaggactgaataaaataattgctgAAAAAATCCAGCTCTTATGTGTAAGGAGATACACAAATAATACGGAATTAAGAAACAAGGAAATTCTTTGGCACAAATAAagcttaataaaaaaa contains:
- the LOC102620888 gene encoding protein LAZ1 homolog 1 isoform X2 produces the protein MGWRGILYVLFFLLTVVESSSRSFKIWLPTVGAESDSVVAYSWPVFTASLFVLVALILSTYLIIEHLAAYNQPEEQKFLIGLILMVPVYALESFLSLLNSDAAFNCEVIRDCYEAFALYCFERYLIACLGGEERTIEFMESQTIISTSSPLLEESYTFGVVEHPCPLNCILRDWRLGPEFYNAVKIGIVQYMILKMICALLAMILQTFGVYGEGKFEWKYGYPYLAVVLNFSQTWALYCLVQFYSVTKDKLEPIKPLAKFLTFKSIVFLTWWQGIIVAFLFSIGAFRGSLAQELKTRIQDYIICIEMGIAAVVHLYVFPARPYKRGERCVRNVAVMTDYASLGTPPDPEEVKDSERTTKMRIARHDEREKRLNFPQSVRDVVLGSGEIIVDDMKYTVSHVVEPVERGIAKINKTFHQISENVKRHEKERKRSSKDDSYLIPLNSWTREFSEVQDHIPEGSFSDSSISNGKRQHYQSKASRTKGG
- the LOC102620888 gene encoding protein LAZ1 homolog 1 isoform X1, which produces MGWRGILYVLFFLLTVVESSSRSFKIWLPTVGAESDSVVAYSWPVFTASLFVLVALILSTYLIIEHLAAYNQPEVHAHNPFVVVQEQKFLIGLILMVPVYALESFLSLLNSDAAFNCEVIRDCYEAFALYCFERYLIACLGGEERTIEFMESQTIISTSSPLLEESYTFGVVEHPCPLNCILRDWRLGPEFYNAVKIGIVQYMILKMICALLAMILQTFGVYGEGKFEWKYGYPYLAVVLNFSQTWALYCLVQFYSVTKDKLEPIKPLAKFLTFKSIVFLTWWQGIIVAFLFSIGAFRGSLAQELKTRIQDYIICIEMGIAAVVHLYVFPARPYKRGERCVRNVAVMTDYASLGTPPDPEEVKDSERTTKMRIARHDEREKRLNFPQSVRDVVLGSGEIIVDDMKYTVSHVVEPVERGIAKINKTFHQISENVKRHEKERKRSSKDDSYLIPLNSWTREFSEVQDHIPEGSFSDSSISNGKRQHYQSKASRTKGG
- the LOC102621757 gene encoding pathogen-related protein-like, translating into MASPSFNGDKYRSYLHGEEEKNTKWRFGSAPNYDVVDKLFEEGRTKVWPPGSLEEKVQNLVKTWEMEMFHKTCFEDYKSVDPNNYTFSLNGRKPITLEEKRKLGGGYNSFMQTSLPEKYRGYNPAEETVESSHIAFTKAFPRGFALEVVHVYSGPPVIVYKFRHWGYMEGPFKSHAPTGDLVEFYGIAIFEVDEQMKIVKVEFFLDRGELLGGLMKLKGDNSCGEEEALSCPFLRSTG